From the Diadema setosum chromosome 3, eeDiaSeto1, whole genome shotgun sequence genome, the window catttttagcgaagagatattgatattttgtgagttttcaaaaaataaagagtatttgTATACACGACGGATTTGGCTACAATAAAGTGCTAagccacaaattcaaaatgtgacttgaaaaatcctcttgaatccaccaaaatatcagtgtagtaaatttccccaagacactattcaatcttgagtatgtaaaggttcatatacgaaaaaattggccttctcgagtcattaacctgatttatggatttttccaaactttcaaaagcgattatctcaaaatgaacattgtgtgggttagcactataatgcaccgaccccttcaatttcaccgcataattattattagcatCATCACTCATGGCGTATTAATACCATGACAATGAAATCGCTGAATTGTTCACAATTGTAGACAAAAGTCATGCATCCGTCATAGATATAACAAAATTGTTTAGTTCTTTGGACTGTGAATACAACCACCTTTACATAGTCGTACATAGTCGTACATAATATAgaggaaaatgtataaaataCATACCAGTACTCTATGAAATCTTGATACTTTGCTAAAATGGAAATGATATGTATAAGTATACATAACCGAGTAGATGCAACGCAAATGGACTTCGCTCTAAATGCATTAACTAGTTTGATACATTTTCTGGGTAGGCTTTTACGTAATAAAAGTCTCTCACCTCGGCAGGGGGCCCGAACGATAGCGAGCAGCAGTCCACGAACATAGCAGTCATCGACAGCACGAGGATAAAGATGGAGGCGATGACGACGGCAGTGTAGAGCTCGACCGCGGCTTCCTCCCCGACTTGCACGCCGTCATCGAGCGTGGCCCACGCACCCCACGTCAGAAAACCGATGCAGAGGGCAGCAACGAGAAGGGCGACGAAGTTACACAGGATGACAGTAAAGGAAAACTGTAgggataataaaataaaataaaaagaacactGATTATTACATTATCCTGTGGTAATGGATAAAATACAGTAACTAGGGTAAaggatatatacacacacacacacacacacaaacgggcgggcacacaaacacaaacaaatacatgcaAACACTGGTCATTACTGTAGTAAAAGTCAATATTCAGCTAAGGATAAACTGCtaacgcatacacacacacgcacataaataaaaaaaaaaaaacaacaacattgattATCACTGTGGTAAAGGTTAAGAGtaactataggcctacatgagcAGTTAAAGAggtaaatcacacacacacacacacacacacacacacacccacacacagaaagtaaacacacaaaaacactaATCATTACTGTGATAATAGTCAATGTAATAGGAGCAGCTACCCAGCTTTAAACTAAAACAACAATGACGACGAGGAAGACAATTACAACAAAACACTCATCATGTAGCATGTGGTGAACGGTCAATATTACAATAGCAGGTACTGTAATAACATTataatcagtgttttttttttctcattccatGTATTGAtcgataacaacaacaaaaaagaacatggtaacatatatatacatcagGTCTACTTTATAGTCCGATTCAGTCGTAAACCAATTTACTAATACTAACAACAGTAGACAAGTTACCTGGCCTAAATgatatgtaaaacaaaataaggtgACTCTTGCAAAACTATACGACAGCATGGCATCTTAACTTGTCAGTGTTCAAAGTTGTTATGCTTAAttaaatacatttattttaaAAGTCATACCACTCCTAAACGTAATATTAAAGGGGATTCATTATAATACACAACACTCCGATTTGATAAGCTCAGTCATTCAAAAGACGATTTATGTTCCAAAGAGTAATcttatttcgttttgttttcttgcttgTAGTTCGTTTATTTCTTTCCAGCTTAGTGGATTCTCTTCGTGTGTACTTACAATGCAAAAGTGTGTATATAAACTGTACATGTGTGtccctacaatgtacaatgtatgtttgcttgtgcgtgtgtctgtgtgtgtgtgtggggggggggggataaatcATGCCGAGCATTTTCAGGCATTTTACTTTGTGGAAAATTGCCAAACAGCTCTCTCCTTCGTATTCGACAATAGAGAGTATAGGTGTGTCACGGACGTCTACGAAAGGGAGGCGCCCAAAGTCTTTGTGTGCACGATAACCCTTGAATTATTTAATAAGGCAGGGTGATTCAACACACTGGTTTAAAGGTATAGTTTAGCATTGGGGGCagtgattttgaaaatgttcgATTTATCAcataatgcatatgtgtaggtcagttgtatcagaCAACATCCTGCCATCTAAAGATGTCACAACAAAGCCTAtagtaaggagatatcactgtaaTTTGGCGATAAATTATCagtgtagacggtttattctagaaaaaaaaagtaatacaattattgctcacattttgtatatttaacaatactttacattgattatactgagcaacatttttacattggttgtttctatcactaactcacattttagaaatattctTAGGCACCagatgtgtgttttttgtttcatctgcaaatggtaaaaaatatctttaacaggaataaaaaaaaaaagcatggcgATTCAGTGGCCAACAAAAGCAGGAGCAGGGAATGTACCGGTTGAAGATTATGGTGGCGCCACGTAATGTTTGCAGACGAGTTTAAGCACACAACGAGTTAAATCAATTCTTGGttatttgagatatttgcaaacACAGGCAATAAGAAAATGTTGGGTATTATTAACATAACATCTAGAACATTCTGTGTTTATGTAACAATCAAAGGAAGGAATTTATGTTGCTCTATCGGATGGTGGACTTTATACTTGGAAGTGTTTGAAAATAACATTTATCCCGTTTTGCGATCAcgcccttcatatatatatgaatagtTTGTTCGCCAAAACAGATAAGTccttttttaagattttgaagtacggtctctgtcataaagtacaaaataataccttttaaatgatatattggtcactacatacgaaggtacatttttgaagttatggtcaaaagaagcaaaattttcttattattctctttatttttcttgacctttaatcgcaaatatctccatttggcaaatatggacttatcggtttttgggaacaaactcttcatatatatatatatatatatatatatatgaagagtaaccatatatacatatatacacaaccatatatatatatatatatatatatatatatatatatatgtacacacataatatgtatgtatatttatagatatatatatatatatagatataacataatatatgtgtgtgtgtatatatgaagagtttgttccatttggcaaatatggacttattggtttttgtgaacaaactctttatatatatatatatatatatatatatatatatatatatatatatacgtatatatatatatatatatatatatatatataattaatatttatacaaatatatatatattatttaattGTTTATGttgatttatttacttatttgtttattcattcattcattcattcattcatttccttaCCGGCATCTCATCTACTCGATGTTTCCTCTTTCTGTCGAAAGCCTGCACCAAGTTTGCACAACCTGTCATCACAAACTGaacacagagaaagaaagaaagaaaaaggataaTAGAAGACAGTGCATTCATTTCTGTCTGCATTATATGTTATCTCATACGATGTAACCACACTGTGATATCGAAACAAATTAATTATAACAGGTGCATTTAAAACCGgtcatttcatttctatttcttgtgaaaaaaagaaaagaaaataaacaactgaAAAGTCGTCGCACTTGCATCAAATAGAGGCATATGGCAATCAGAGAAGTACAGTGTAATATGCAAACGAAAAGAGCGATAACAAAGTGTATACTGGAAAGGAAGGACAGCACATATAGCAGAGTTTCAAGAGAGGCACAAAAAGGGTATTGGCTGATATAGATGATCCTTGGTAGCTCCATGCTTCAGTGAAGAATGATAATAGTGACAGTATAACGGTAGTAGCATATTATGTAGTAAACTAGTAGTGGAAGCAACCGCAGAAAGAGAAACACAATCTCACAGTTCCTTGAATTGTATTACACGTACCATAAACATGTATGTCCGAGGTAACTCGACAAAACAGTCTACAGTAGCCTGATTAGATGTGCATATGGCGGTAAACTGTATTCAAATTACTGCAAACGATTTCATCACTAAAGCTTTCATAACCATTATGCAAGTTGATTCTATTCAATATCCGTCATTATGTTCAAGTGAGCGTAAATTTACGTTTTCATGTCTCTCCATTTTGGACATTCGTGTTGCCATGTTGTTTGATGAATATCACACAGTCATGTTTTGGTGTTTTGTCGGTGAGTGTTGTAGTTGGACTACAAATCtagcatatttttcaagaataaGCCAAACATCGACATGATATTACAGAATTTATTCGCATACTATGCATGGCATGAACTCGGGGAATGCATAAGCTGTTAAATATACACCCTTGGGTAGCCTACATAGTAATTCCCACGTCATTGCCTGCATAATATTCCCGATTGTTGAGCAAACAAGATGGTAAGTTCGAGCGAGTCAACACTTCTGCACTCGACaaatttgaagaagaaaatggggatTTTGTGCAAATACATGCAAATACAATGGACAGTCTGTAGACTGGTATACAAATGGGGTGTGTTACACTGTATGTCCTGAATAattaatatacagtgtatgtaaagggCACAGGTATTCTACAATGCCGTGACAGGGCAGACTGaacgattctttttttttttttttaatgtttcgaTGCAGTGAAGTTTAGATGTAACCAACAGTACAGGGGTTCTTAGCTGTGGATGTCAAAATCAGAACAGGTATAACATCGTGAAAACGCACAATTAATCGTGTACTTGAACGTATTTGTTTTGAATGTTGCcaatttgtatgaaaaaaaagacaaacgtTATCATTAAATTGTACAGCACTGGGAAGTTTCAAGCTTCTGTACTACTTTGctcactacatgtatatatctggCTTAAACACTTCTGTTAAAAGTTACATAGCTTTGaaaagtataggcctacagaatGATTTTTAAAAGGGCTCATGGGTTGCGGAATCGAAATCATGTGGCACACGGGGGGAGGCCGGGTCACATACAACGCGGCACACAAAGAGTTAGCACATTGGACGTAGAATGCACACAAACTCATACTGACTAGCACATGCAGTCATAACGCACCTTTAGTCCAGCACTGACGCAATCATGCATGGtgctgtatacaatgtataacattgTTATTTCCTTATTTTGTTGAAGTTAATCAAACAAGAAATGCAAATTTAGCTGATTAGTCGATGTTGATAATTATAAGGGGATGCATTCCACTACAAATGCAAATCACGAGACGTCCTCGCCGTGTTTTCTTAATTACAAGGAATTACATGGAAGCCAAAAGGCAAATATGAATGTGGGGtgagtgaaaacagcaataTGAGAAGAACCCGTCAGCTGAAgtatgaagaaaattggacaattcaTTTAAATGACATCATTAATGATAACAAGCAATAATGGAATGTAAGGAGAATTCCCCAAATTGTTTCACCGCAACCTGTCAATATTGATTTGCACTCACCAAGAGACCACACCAGAGCGGTACTCCAGCGGCGGCGTGTGAGAACGTTGCCGGGGCAAACGTGCCTTGGATGCTGAGGATGATCCCGTAGGCGATCATCACGCCTCCCGTGAATCCCAGAAACTTTTGTCTGAACATTGTGCCGAGTCTTAGTGATATAAATCAGAAACACAAAGTCCCTCTGTAAAGTATTGCCTTGTGTTTATAGAATCGGCGCCCctgaaagaaaaagcaaataacaaacaattaagaaaaatgcatgtCACATAAAACAGTATTTTGTAGGAAATACTGCTCACATGAAGAAAAAGACACCTTTAGAATCTTATTCCTCTCTTTAATGCTAGAATGATGATtactatgatgataatgatgatgatgatgatgatcatcatcataatgatagtcatgaaaataatgacaggCACACTATGATGACAATTAGACCCAAATCAACGTTTGTGTGATTTAGAGTGGATGACGTACGTGTACACAATGTGTATCCTTTAGTGACTGATTTCAAAAGAAAGTCGGAATATAACTTATTCAAGTATAACAAATTGATGGATAAAATTATAAAAAGCCTTGCCATTGTACCTGAAAGTCAACTTTCATTGAGGTATCTTTCTCGGAACGAAAATGAATTTGTGTTCATACAGTGGTTTCTTTGTTACCTGAACCATAATGCTTTAGATCTTGTAGGTTCAAACATGAACAATGATCTGTTGTGGTCAGTGTTGCACAAAGTGTTTTACAGAACTTATTTTCGAGATGTAAACATTATATGAAGTccagagtttttttttaatgatgattatcgatattttgcatgtcATAAATATTTTTCTGCGGATGCATTTCGTCGGAAAAAGTTGAAGAGGAAAACAAACGTTGTAGTCAAGATGAATAGTGTTACAAAATTACATGATACTCTGGGTGCacagacacagagagagagaaagagagagagagagagtgtgtgtgtgtatgtgcgtgagagagagagagagagagagagagagaagggtagAGGTATCACTTTGATAGATTGCTTTGCTTGTTTAAGTCTATTAAGCAGGCAGAGGTTGATGCTTTAAAGGGTGGTGTAGTATTATagtagagatgagaattggactcATAACTTTTTTGCGACATTCCAATAAACCACCTAATGAAatgatacagagcataccactctcagaggaattcaaagtttatttgataaaatccaaaaacaaagtaaagcaaagctaTCATattgaaaggtgggtcccaccttttattgggattgctctgttttggatatctcagccatttcaaaaccaatttttatcaaataaacattaaatccttcttggaattacatgctctttataGCTGGAATTGCAGATtgtcttccatatttcataagaggtttctcatcgtCTCCCAAGAAAACTAAATATGTTTTAAACCTGAAGTTGCAGTgtaggtttcaaccaaaactatacgaccccTTTATACATGTAAGTCCAGTGGCATAGATTATTGCAATTGATGCTCAGTCTCGAACCCCTTGCATGCACAACCTGGAAAGCCCTGTACACAACTTATTGGGCCTAATGGGACTGCAGAATCTCCAAGTTATAATATCGTGTACACGCTTTAAGCCTTCATGCGTGTTATTCACGTGAAAGAACTGTTCTTCGGACTCTCTTTCATTAAGAGCATCTGCCGTGGTAAAGATGGACCGTACTTCAATACAAAGTCGCGTCTCAAAACAAGCAGGTAATGACACGTCTTTCAATACAATGGccagatgaaagaaaaagaagaaaatggtctTATGTAATTACAGTGAGGGGCGACTCGTCGCCTGTTTGGAAAATTAGGTGATCGCCCTGTGGAAGTATAGgcctgtacattgtactatgaaTTGTAATCACAGGCCGCTGTATAAACACTGGATATTAATCAAATCCAAGGCAACAACATTATATGCATTAACAACTTAGTGATTCAGGTTATCGAAAATAATGCGTGATAACCCTTTTGGAACAAATACACGGTCACACAATGTGACAATGTCCCAATTTCAAAATGTGTGAgatttgaacattttcacataaaacACACTGTGTGACCTTGTGTTTGTTCCGTAAACAGAATGCACGCTTACTTGACACAAATTAACCGCTTTGCTCTCTAAACAGTGGTGAAAAAAACTGGCGCAAGAGCGTGATGGCATTGTACACAATAAATGGTTTGCATGCCCTTACATTCATGGACCTCATGTTCATTAGTTGCGATTCTTACCAGGAAAAGACATGAGAGTAAGCAAGTAGGCAGGCTGTAAAGTAAGCAAGTTACTTTGATGACAGACGTGTAGTTTATACTATTTTTACAGTCCTTAAGACAGAAATACTCTCAGATAATCATATTATCCTTACTAGAAGCCTAATTACGTGTTAACTGTCAGAAGGACGACTAATGGGGTTTGCAAAAAAGTCTAGTCGCAATAATTATATTGAttgcatatacactgtatctattgcaaatttcgcaaattttcgATCAATTTTTAAAAGACTTGATTGATTTGGAGGCAGGgtaattgattgcaactttcctGCAAAGCCTTCTATAATTTCTTGTATGTTGATGGAtatatgtcaaaaaatatatatattatatacactgcACTTGTACTGTCACTGCAGTTTGTGTATATATCTTATCTCCTATGGCGAACagggatgacatctcatagtgctctgtatccagtggaaaaggcaCTCTAAAAATGTCAACTATTTGATTGTAAGATACATTTAAGGAATCTTTGTTTCTCTGTAAATTGTATCATCGTGGAAGTTAAAAACGTAgctcacacacagacatacgcacacacacgcacacaaacatgcacacattatacagtgtacatgtataaggtATGAAGAGCTTCACTGTAAAATGAGCTACGCGCCATTTCCAAACATTATAAAGTGCACATGTATGCCGGTCGTCAGATAAAGCAAAAATAACACCAGTGGTCCTTTATGAGGATACAACTgtacctcacttgtaacataacaaggaatattcgagaagttatgattaaaaatatcccatttgttcttattattttctgtttgtcagcagctttaatcacaaacaTCTCAACATAACAATGATGGAGTTAGCTCCTTTTGCGATAAAATCTTCGTATACTGTATATAAGATATTACATaacatctctctctttctatctcctacacatacatgcaaagtATTCATAAAACACTATATTTATCATGGTCACAACTGCATGCGAAACACAGTTTCATTTGCTACAAAAGTCGAAAAGAGCATTCGCATACTACAACATTAAGTTTACACGTAGAGCATGTGGTGATGACTAAGAAAGTTAAAGCTAATGAGTGAAA encodes:
- the LOC140226415 gene encoding uncharacterized protein gives rise to the protein MFRQKFLGFTGGVMIAYGIILSIQGTFAPATFSHAAAGVPLWCGLLFVMTGCANLVQAFDRKRKHRVDEMPFSFTVILCNFVALLVAALCIGFLTWGAWATLDDGVQVGEEAAVELYTAVVIASIFILVLSMTAMFVDCCSLSFGPPAEPRPSYYDYPPRQVPAIYKA